The proteins below come from a single Metarhizium brunneum chromosome 1, complete sequence genomic window:
- the lig gene encoding DNA ligase, which yields MPIPFVLVCDLLDECHRLCIANKPNTQAVVDWFARHRGRLDAHDTDLAALLSTLLPEKRTDRVYCIKAPTLEKIIGRALMLGSSRIVELALYKQPGQCTDLADCAERILNTTPNPTCNEKLRISVEEIDEVLHSLASRIKWSSPSIRKSQAALTPRGRCDLEDVYRRLTACEAKWFTRLVLKDYQPLILDSQLVYRCCNSTLPLILKAQDDFATAIQTLQSAKGNMLPNSTRSTSRRDQILAVVKPKLGVKVGRQNWFKGRSIKHCLDMGHGRMSVEQKIDGEYCQIHVDLTSGKPRVQIFSKSGKDSTEDRHKLHGVIIKSLGLGTSTCNVRKSCILEGELVVHNDVENKILPFHKIRNHVTRRGRLMDVDLDSPPRSYENLMIVYYDILLYDDQSLLGVRHSERFKILQKTIDCERGRAELVKRTLVDFHRPTAASELRKAFASVITDKGEGLVLKPDDPYFNFQANGGRNSGLCIKLKKEYIGNFGDVGDFAVVGAGFNPTKAKSYRIPKLQWTIFYVGCLNNKEEVKRWNAKPEFTVVSAVELTEPLLKTFISHCNPVSVPLHKNDATRLHIPKGIEANAALTAVFQNPAVFDLRCFSFDKPGNMGFWTLRFPVVSKIHFDRDYSDAVTFDELQEMAKVARATPDLEDSQENLQWIAKLEGADPRGRAVDAVSQLTATTIPTPSPCSSRPPLSPIIQRQKSRSPEVVRAYRMSQKSADMPTASLTTPPPSSPAEEEARTPKRGSKRKCPTSFSPTAAPALQTHLLMTTRLSPIAATKKLRKPLDDVDANVLQQSATPNSSFAEDGGTDQCVGLTKSPPLIHETQENEALGTPDEGNNPTKSDIRCTPITISSDETSQATDISPKVKNGCKFAAKECHLFKHTILLASRALGPSSERTTLLDDHGASEFATSLDDWLQENNYGATLGNKSPRIIILVDTVDKASETKLVLAEVERARKELPRKTRGWIAVYDWRMLEHLKVMEDENTKKKYYDGFHDPWRRWYCGIV from the exons ATGCCGATTCCCTTCGTCCTCGTGTGTGACTTGCTAGACGAGTGCCACCGGCTTTGCATCGCGAACAAACCCAACACACAGGCTGTGGTCGATTGGTTTGCACGGCATCGCGGCCGGCTCGACGCGCATGATACAGACCTGGCTGCCTTGCTCTCTACTTTGCTACCTGAAAAACGGACAGACCGAGTTTACTGTATCAAAGCGCCAACTTTGGAGAAGATTATCGGGAGAGCTTTGATGCTTGGATCGTCCCGAATCGTCGAGCTTGCCTTGTACAAACAACCTGGACAGTGCACCGACCTTGCAGATTGTGCTGAACGCATTCTTAATACTACT CCCAACCCTACTTGCAATGAAAAACTGCGAATCAGCGTGGAAGAAATCGACGAGGTTCTGCACAGCTTGGCATCCAGGATCAAATGGAGCTCCCCATCTATTCGGAAGTCCCAGGCCGCCCTGACTCCACGTGGTAGATGTGATCTGGAGGATGTCTATCGTCGTCTCACTGCGTGCGAGGCGAAGTGGTTTACAAGACTTGTTCTGAAGGACTACCAGCCGCTTATTTTGGATTCTCAACTTGTGTACCGCTGCTGCAATTCAACCCTGCCCCTAATCCTCAAAGCGCAGGACGACTTTGCAACTGCTATCCAAACACTACAATCGGCCAAGGGCAACATGCTGCCCAATTCTACAAGGAGCACCTCACGGAGGGATCAGATTCTGGCGGTGGTTAAACCAAAATTGGGAGTCAAAGTAGGGAGACAAAATTGGTTCAAGGGCCGCAGTATCAAACATTGCCTGGATATGGGGCACGGACGCATGAGCGTTGAGCAAAAGATTGACGGGGAGTATTGCCAAATACATGTTGATCTAACGAGTGGGAAACCCCGAGTTCAGATTTTCTCCAAGAGCGGCAAAGACAGCACTGAGGATAGACACAAACTACATGG AGTGATTATCAAATCTCTTGGTCTCGGCACGTCAACTTGCAATGTGCGGAAAAGCTGTATTCTCGAAGGAGAACTGGTTGTGCACAATGATGTG GAAAATAAGATTCTACCGTTTCATAAAATCAGGAACCATGTAACACGACGAGGTCGGCTCATGGATGTGGACCTGGACTCACC GCCACGCTCGTACGAGAACTTGATGATTGTGTACTACGACATTCTCCTCTACGATGACCAATCGTTGCTAGGCGTTCGCCACTCGGAAAGATTCAAAATCTTACAAAAGACAATCGACTGTGAGAGAGGCCGGGCAGAATTGGTGAAACGAACTCTTGTCGACTTCCACCGCCCGACTGCAGCATCAGAGCTGCGAAAGGCATTCGCTAGTGTCATCACTGACAAAGGGGAAGGTTTGGTACTCAAGCCAGACGACCCTTACTTTAACTTTCAAGCCAATGGTGGTCGGAATTCGGGTCTATGCATCAAGCTCAAAAAAGAATACATTGGCAACTTCGGCGACGTGGGAGACTTCGCTGTTGTCGGCGCAGGCTTCAACCCTACAAAGGCAAAATCTTACCGCATACCCAAACTTCAATGGACCATTTTTTATGTGGGCTGCTTGAACaacaaggaagaagtcaaacgGTGGAATGCCAAGCCAGAGTTTACCGTCGTCAGTGCTGTGGAGCTTACAGAACCGCTTCTCAAGACCTTCATATCTCACTGCAATCCTGTGTCGGTACCGTTACACAAGAACGATGCAACAAGGTTGCATATCCCAAAGGGAATCGAGGCCAACGCCGCTTTGACTGCAGTATTTCAAAATCCTGCAGTATTCGACTTAAGGTGCTTCAGCTTTGACAAACCGGGGAATATGGGCTTTTGGACGCTAAGATTCCCTGTCGTGTCCAAGATTCACTTTGACAGGGACTATTCGGACGCAGTCACCTTTGATGAACTGCAAGAGATGGCCAAAGTTGCAAGGGCAACACCGGACCTGGAAGATAGTCAAGAGAACCTTCAATGGATTGCGAAGCTGGAGGGGGCCGATCCTAGAGGGCGTGCGGTTGATGCTGTCAGTCAACTGACAGCCACAACAATTCCCACCCCTTCACCTTGCAGCTCTAGACCACCTTTGTCACCAATAATCCAGCGACAAAAAAGCAGAAGTCCGGAAGTCGTGAGGGCCTATCGGATGAGTCAAAAATCAGCTGATATGCCAACTGCCTCGCTCACCacgcctcctccttcttctccggcagaagaagaggcccGAACACCAAAAAGGGGGAGCAAACGAAAGTGCCCTACATCGTTTTCGCCTACCGCAGCGCCGGCACTACAAACGCATCTCTTAATGACGACCCGGTTGTCACCAATAGCGGCAACCAAGAAGTTGCGCAAACCTTtggatgatgttgatgctaaTGTCCTGCAGCAGTCTGCAACACCGAACTCGTCGTTTGCTGAAGACGGTGGGACAGATCAATGCGTTGGGTTAACCAAATCCCCACCACTGATACATGAAACGCAAGAGAATGAAGCCCTTGGTACACCTGATGAAGGGAATAATCCTACAAAGAGTGATATTAGGTGTACGCCAATAACTATTTCTTCCGACGAAACATCTCAGGCGACAGACATATCACCCAAAGTCAAAAACGGGTGCAAGTTTGCTGCAAAAGAGTGCCATCTATTCAAGCACACGATCCTGCTTGCTTCAAGGGCCCTTGGACCCTCATCGGAGCGGACCACTTTGTTAGATGACCACGGTGCATCTGAGTTTGCAACATCATTAGACGACTGGTTGCAAGAAAATAACTATGGTGCTACGTTGGGTAACAAGTCTCCCCGGATAATCATCCTGGTCGATACTgtggacaaggccagcgagACCAAACTTGTGCTGGCTGAAGTTGAACGAGCTCGAAAGGAATTACCCCGAAAAACGCGTGGTTGGATAGCTGTATATGATTGGCGAATGTTGGAGCACCTCAAGGTCATGGAAGACGAGAACACAAAGAAGAAGTACTATGATGGGTTTCATGACCCGTGGCGGAGGTGGTACTGTGGAATTGTATAG